In the Pedobacter cryoconitis genome, TTCCACCACACTTAGGTGAACAAATACTGGCTAAAGCAAAAAACGGATCAGTGATTACAATAACTGGTTTCGAGCGGACCAATCCCGAAGGTAAAAAAGAATTTCACCTGGTCAGTTTAGATGCGAATGGCAGCATTATTGCAGATGCACCACCTGTAGCACCACGAGCACCGGCTGCACAGGAACAAAAAAATATTACCGCTACTATAAAGGAGTTAAACTACTCCCTACGTAAAGATGTAAATGGTTTTACACTTTCATCGGGCGAAAGCGTAAACATACCTTCGCATATTGCAAGGCAATTAAGCAGCCAGCTTAAGGCAGGCGAAAAGGTTACAGTAAACGGATTTTTAGAACCTAAAAGACCGGGCGTTGTTTATAGCAGAAACATTGCTATAATCAGGCCGCAAACATTAACTATTAATGGCCAGGCATATTTAGTCAGATAATATACGTTAATGCTGTATGGAAATATTTTCATACAGCATTAACGTATATTATCCTATTACCAAAATTGCAAATGAAAATACTACTCATAGAAGACGAAGTTAAGCTGGCAGGTTTTATAAAAATGGCATTAGAACAGGCGGGATATGTTACCGATCATGAAACGGATGGTACAACCGGCCTGCAAAGTGCGATGATAAATAATTACGACCTTATTTTACTGGACCTGATGCTGCCTTCTCAAAATGGTTTTGATATCTTAAAGAACCTTCGTTCATTTGATAACCATGTGCCGGTAATTATGCTAAGTGCGCTGGGAAGTACAGATCAGATCATTAAAGGATTGGATGCGGGGGCCAACGACTATCTGAAAAAGCCTTTTGAAATGCAGGAGCTGCTGGCACGTGTAAGGGTTTTACAGCGGCAGCAAACGCCAAAAAGCAATGCTAAAGTAAAGGTGAATGATCTGGAGATTGATTTGCATACCCGCCAGGTGAAACGTCATGAGAAGCAGATTAATCTGAGTAACAGGGAATTTTTGCTCTTGGAATACCTCATGTTAAACCCGGATAAGGTAATCACAAAAGCACAGATGCTGGATAAAGTATGGAACATGAACTTTGATCCTGGCAGTAATATAATAGAAGTTCACCTGTACCAGTTGCGTAAAAAGATAAACGAAGGATTTGAGCACCAGCATATCCAAACCGTTATAAACCGTGGCTACACCTTAAAAACCATTGTATAGCTTTATGGACGGCTATTTTTATAAAGGACTTAAGTTTAAAATTGCATTGGTTTTCAGTGTAGTTTTCATTGTAATCAATGTGATTTTCAGTACTGTTATATACCGGTATTTTAAAAATACATACCTAAGCAATTATAACAAATATCTATATAACCGAGCTAAAACCATCGTTAACCGTACAGAAATTAATCCTGATCTGATTGCTTTGCCAGATTCGGGCGAATCGATCAGAATATTTTATCATGATAATGACCAGCGGCAGGTAATTGTGTTTCAATCACCTGGGGTTATTTCCAGGTTATCTGTTCCCTATCAACGTGGTGTGATAGACACCCTTGGGCAATATGGCGTTTATGTAATTAAGGAAGATTTTGATGGCCGTCCTGTTGAATTGCTTTTAACTGTATCTAATAAAGAGCTGGTTAGCAAGCTTAATCATTTATCCTTTTTAATGATCACAGCCACCCTTGTTAGTGTATTAGCAAGCGCTGTAATGGCCTACCTCGCAGCAGGATGGTTGCTCAGGCCAATACGTTCAATGGCTAAAGATGCTGCGCAAATCAATACCAGCCGGTTAAGTACACGTTTAAAAGTTTTGCCAACACACGACGAATTACAGCTGCTTACAGAAACTATAAATTCCATGATAGATCGCATTGCCAGCGAGCAGGAACTGCAAAACAATTTCTTTGCAGCGGCATCACACGAACTGCGTACTCCACTTGCTAATTTACAGGCAGAAACCGAACTTTATCTGGGCGAGAGTAATAATCAGGAGAATAGAACCCTGTTTATGAGTCATTTGGAAGAAATTAATCGCTTGCAGGAAATTGTTGAGCAGTTTTTACTCATCAGCCAATTTAAACACCAGGGGCTAGCCATTAATAAAAGACCGGCAGACGTATCCGACCAGCTGCTTAAAGTATTTACACGCAACAGGTTTTTAGCAGAAAGACTTCAAATAAATGCTAAGCTGCACTTTGCTGAAAATATTAAAAATTTTGAGATATATGGAGATGGCGATAAACTGGAAGTAGTATGGCAAAATTTGCTGCAGAATGCGCTTAAATATGCACAGAAAGGATCACATGTACTTTGTGAAGTCACTCAGGAAACATCGCAGCTCAATATCACATTTAAGAATAAGGTGATGGATAAACAGTTTAATGTTCAAAGTCTGACAGATGCATTTACAACTAATCGTGCTCCGAATTCCGGTGCGGGCCTTGGCCTTTGGTTAGGTAAGCAAATAGTAGAGGCACATCATGGCACGCTTAAAATAGCTATTACTGATTATATATTTTCTGTTTCTGTTACTTTGCTTAACGAAGAGTAATATTTGAACTCTGAAAGATTTAAAGGGATAAGTCATAAACTTGTGGATTAGGGATTAAATACAACCTGTACGCCAAACTCAAACTGCTGCTTTAAAAATGAAATCGTCCAGGATTCCCCATGAAAATTTACCCGTTAAACTTCCCATAATAAATAAATGCCTTTCCACCAATGTAAGCTATTCGCGTTAAAGATTATCCTGATGCGTAAAAAATGTCCGTAATTGTCCGCAGCTGTCTGCAATTGTCCGCAGTTGTCCATGGGTTAGTCAAGGGGAAAATTATAATTTCATTAATTTTCAACTAGTTATGGTTTGGTTGTACCTGAGTGGTGGTCGGGATGACACCAGGTTGTAAACAGGCTGTAAGCATGGCAAGTCCATGTTGTTTCAACTAGTTGTTTTGACTTGGACTTGCCATGGACTCAACTTGCTCTTACCTTGGTCTTACCCTAACGAGTACCCGACCAGTACTCAGGCAGTACCCGGCCGATATAGCTTTATTATTTAGCTATTTTGAATTTATTTACGAACAGCCCGGCCTTGTTTCGGCTGAGTCATTCCCCTATAAATTGAAAGCTTTCAGCGCAAATTCCACAGGCATAAGAGCATCCGTGATAGCAAAGACTTTCTGTTGAGCGTGTCAAAAATTTATGCTTAAAAAAGAGAGAAATCAGAAAGGTGATTTACACTACCAATGCAATCGAAGGAATGCACCCATAGATCCGTAAAATTACCAAAACAAAGGGGGCTTTCACTTCAGATCAATCACTATTAAAACTTCTGTATTTAGCCTACAGGGACTTTTCTAAAAATGGACGATGCCGATGTGGAACTTGGGCTTGACAATGTCGCAACTCCATATTAAATTTGGTGATAGATTAAAAGCCTTCGGCGACTTCTTCCTGGGTGGGGCTGATCGCCTCCACCCAGGAAGAAATGGTGTTGACACAGTTCACTTTACACTCCCAGTTTTATTTTAACACTTTATAAGCAATATAATTGACTATAAAAATTGAAAATACTAAAATTAGTAAGTCATAAATAAAGAATTTTAGATAGAATCCTAATTTGGCATATTCAGAAGGATTACTAAGCTTTCCCTCAGTGTATTTGTAGAAGGTAAACGGAAAACCATAAATATCATAACCGTCCACTTTCGCTTCATTCTTAGAAAAGATAAATGTCAGCAAAACAAAAACTACAATTACTAATGTGCTCAAGATTATTTTAGTCTTCATCTTTATCTATTTAGGTTTCCAGATCTGTAATTATCAATTATAACATCAATTTGACTAGGAACTATGGTGGTACTCGTTGCATCATGACTATACCTGCTATCACCACTAAACATTACATTTGTACTATCTTTTGTACGCTGCCTTTTTACTGGAAAATATTGCCTGGGATCATTTCCATAAGCATAGTGTGAATTTACGTGCAACAAACCTAATGTATGTCCAAATTCATGAGGTATTGTGCTATTATCCAATCCTTTAATAATATTGGGTACAAATTTCAAATTTACTTCTACTTCGTTGCCACCGATCTTATTAGCTCTGCCATAAAACTTAGCCATCTCTCCAATATTAGGTACAATATTCAGCAGATGTTCATTATTAATTCTTTGGCTTACGTTAGATATAATTCTCACTTGTACCCTTATAGAGACAGTAACTAATTTTTTGATTGGTAAAGCAACATTCCTACTTGGAAAATTATCTAATCCGCTTCTAACAGTTTTAAAATTATGAGTATCCTTTAAATAAGTTACCTGATATGTATGTTTTAGTTGTCTAGTGACTACATTACCTAATTGATTAAGGTTAATCCCTTTATCAGAAGTAGAATTGCAGATTGCCAGATTAAGACTAATATCAACCTGAATTGAATGTGTAGACTCTCTAACCTCTATACGCCAGCCACCTGATTTACCCATAATTTAATTATTATTCACAAAAAATGTTCTATATATAAAATATATATCAACAATTAAGCCTTAATTTACCAATGAAAATTCAACTTCCAATAAGTCTTCAATACTTTCTTCAAAATTCGGACTATTGATTACAATCGACAACAGATTATCACAATCCAAACTATTACTTACCAGCCACCCAACATTGGCCTTAGTATATATTGTATCGTATTTATTGACAAATTGAAATTGATTTAACTTTTTTAATTCTTTCATTCTTATAAATTTTATAATTTTAAGCTGCTATTTTTCTGGTAATTTTCTCTTTGAATTTTATAATTTTCAATTCATAATCTTCACATTCAATATCTTCATATTTCACAAATAAATTGTATATTATTGATTATAATGCTTTTATGCCCTATTGCTGAAACAGCAAAGCGATCAATTAGCGTTGGACATCGACATCTGTTAAAATCGCTGTAGCGACCTCAAAATCATTGCAATTTTGAATTAAAATCTCACCAGATGAGTGTTGAATTAATTTTCATCAGCCTCGATAACTGGTAACGCACAAATGGGACTACTAACGTCTCTAGATATTTCATCTAAATTAGACATAACCATTTCTGATGATTCTCTTTTGAATTTTGGGGTTATTCGGTGTTCAACCATTGCATCTAAAATTAGTTGCTCTGCGAATTCCAGATCAGCTTCATTATCACAATGTCTAATTTTTCACACAAAAATTCACACAAAAAATCGAAATTTCAGAATAAATAGACAACAAAATAAAAAGGGGGTAAAAATAAAAGTGAGTTTAAAGAGGTTTAGACATACAAAAGGTCTTAAAAAAAAGAAAGGGTTGTTCCATCCAGACACATCCCTATTCTAACCAAATATAAACCTGTATGAACGGGTTTTCTCTTTAAAATTCCGGCAGTGTTGCTGTCATTTCTAATGACTCATCCTAGATCCGGAAAATATTTACTGCTTATTTTCTGATACAAATATATACAACTTTTATATAGTGTACAAATTACACTAACAATTATTTTAAATAAAACATTTCTATGACGAATTAACGACAAATCGTGCTCTGCAATCAGGAAACAAACATTAAAAATTTGAGTTTAGCCCCTATTTACGACTAACAATTGAATTATATCTTCTTCGGTACCATCAAAAGGTCCATAAGATTCCATTTTTAGACTGGCCATAGCTGCACCAAACTCACCCGACTGCTGGATACCAACTCCTTTTACTCTTTGAGATAAATAACCTGCCATGTAAGTATCACCACATCCGGTTGCATCGACTTCAGCGACTGGTCTGAAAGCAGGGATATCATAAAACACACCATCTCCATAAATAACAGAACCTAAACTGGCCCTGGTAATTACAACTTCCTGAACACCCCAGTCCGTTAAAATCTTCACTCCCTCTTGAATACCCACAACTCCTGTTAAAACCTCCAATTCAGCTTCATCAGCCTTTACCGTATGTACATACTGAAGCGCTTCCTTTTTATCCTTCCAATCTATCGCACAAACACTTTGCCCCTTCACTTCACGCAGGTATCCCTGAACATCTAAAGAAACCCTGCTCCTGCCTGCTAACGCTTTGATCAGCTCTACTGGAATATCATTTGATAGCAATGGCCCCAAATGGAAAATCTTAGCGTCTACAGCCTTAAACTGCTCCACAGTAAACGGATCAGATTCCTGCAATACGCGCTGCGTCCGGTGATCCAGATTCCCTGTGTATATATTCTCGAAGTAAACGGTTTTTGCACTTGGAAAAACAACAACTTCAGTACCCTTTGTACGTAAATCCAATACAAATGGCATCTCACTCTGAGCTATAGCTGTAACCAGGCCATAATTTATTCCCATCTTACGGATAGCATTAGAGAAATAAAATGATGTTCCTCCTGCCATATGCTTTTCAGTAGTTGGCGTAACCACTCTGTCTAGCGTAATATGACCTACACAACAAATATCGTACATATACATTTATAATAATCCTGATCAGCTGAACCGCTAACAAGCCACAAATGTATCAAATGATTTAATTTGAAAGGATAAATTTTATTTAAACAGTTCAAAACTGTGTGACGCATCACACCAGAATTCATCCAGGGCAATGAGTCTTGGTTTGAGAAAAGAGATAATTTCAGGCCAGTCTTCTTCCTTAAAAATACTGACATCAGGTAATGTTTTATAAATCCTGCTTACAGGTTTATAATTTTCATCCAATAAATGTTGTTCCCACTCCCAATCTTCATTTAAATAGCCTTTTAGGATGTTTTTGAATTCCTTAAATTGTTCAAATAGAAGTTCCTGAACCCCAGTATCAGGGTGAGAAAGCTCAATTGCAATAAAAGCAGACTTGTTGTCTGCATGCAATTTAAAATTCAGGTGCTTAATGCCGGTCTTGTAATTTATCCAGTTAATCCTCATCCCCTCAGCAGATAGCTGGGGGGCAATATACTGGCCAAAGGCCGTCCAGAAAGCCTGTTTCAGTTTGGAAACCTGATCCTTAGAATACATTAAAAATTATAATCCTTTCAGCAGTAAATTAACCTTTATCTTTTTGTAAGATCAACATCTTATCTTCTTGTAAACGCTGCGCCTGCCCATGTTCAACCAGCGCTAACTTATTGTAATGCGTCTCTAAAAAATCTGTCTTGGAATCTTTGAAAGATTTAACCGCTCCAATCGCGTACATAAAACGGATATAATACCAGGCGATATCTACCTGATGAGGTAAAAACCCAGTTCTTGCGCTTTTTGGATATAAATGGTGGTTGTTATGCCACTCTCCGGCAACTATGCCCGGCCAAAGCTGGTTAATAGACATGTCCTCGCGTGAGAAATCATAATTATCTCTGCGCATATCCTTGCCCTTACCGTGTCCTTCGTAATTGAAAGTGCGGACACCTACTGCCCAGATACCTGCAGCACCAAAAACAGTACAAGCTAAACCAAAACCACCAATTAAGAACAGTATACCAAACCAAAAACCCCAGTTTAAAGCCCAGGCAAGAACTGTCCTTGCCGGATTAGCGATAGATCCCCATTTTAAATATTGCGCATAGGTATTCGGCTGAACACCCGTATGCTTCATTAACCTTGCCGCGCGGTGATAATCTCTTTCACATAAATCTTTCGCTATCGGCTGATGGTTAACATCCGCCAAAAAGCAATATAAAAACCCACCAGAAGCATTATAAGGATCACCAGGCGCATCAGACTTCGCATGGTGCACATGATGTGAAACCACATAGATTTCTTCCGGAATCATAGAGATGGTCAGGTTTTGCGTAATAAAGCGCCAGAATCTGTTACTGAATGCATAAGCATTATGCGTACAGAACCGGTGATGCCATACAGTTCCATGGGTACCCATAATAATCATACTATATAAGAAAGCAACGATTAATAAGCTCCAGCTAAAATATTCAAAGATAAAAAAGTAAAGAAAAGGGATAGTAATGATAACTTTTGACCAGCTCATTAATGGCAGCCAGTTTTTCTTACTTTTAAAAATGTTCAGACGTTTAAAAAATTCCTGCAACAGCTGACGAGTCGTCGGCTTCGATAAATTACCATTAGCATCAGCCCATCCATAAGTTGGCGGATCCAATACTATACTCAAAAATGCCATAGGCTATAATTAGTTTTTCCTGTGAAAGTACGTCAGATTTTTCACAAATCAGCTACTATATAAAAAATTATTACAGCTAACGGTCACTTTCAGGTAATTTCACCATTATTTTCTAGTATTATTTTAAACATATACCTACTTTCGGCCACTTATTAGCTTTCTGGAGTAATCAACTCCCCCGGGCATAACAAAGATCAAGGATACACACACAAAATGAACAAAGCAACAAACCGCAAACAGGACGCATTAGCTTATCACGCTGATGGCCGGCCAGGTAAGATTGAAGTCGTACCTTCCAAGCCAACAAATTCACAACGAGATTTAGCACTTGCTTATTCACCTGGAGTAGCGGAACCCTGTATGGAAATATACAGAAACCCGGATGATGTTTATAAATATACAGCTAAGGGTAATTTAGTAGCAGTAATTAGTAATGGAACCGCAGTATTAGGTTTAGGAAATATTGGTCCTGCAGCGAGTAAACCAGTGATGGAAGGTAAAGGATTGTTATTTAAAATCTTTGCTGACATCGATGTTTTCGATTTAGAGATCAATGCGACTACTGCTGATGAATTTGTAAACGTAGTTAAAGCCTTAGAACCAACTTTTGGAGGTGTAAACCTGGAAGATATTGCTGCGCCGATGTGTTTTGAAATCGAGCGGCGCTTAAAAGAAGAAATGAACATCCCGGTCATGCACGACGATCAGCATGGAACAGCAATTATTACCAGTGCAGCCTTATTAAATGCCTGTGAATTGCAGCATAAAAAAATAGAGAAAATAAAGCTGGTCGTAAGTGGAGCTGGTGCTGCGGCAGTATCCTGCATCAAACTATACCTTAAATTGGGTGTCAAAAAGGAAAACATGCTGGTATTCGATAAGGATGGCATCGTGAATATTGACCGTACCGACCTTGATCCAATGCGTATGGAGTTCGCTACGCCAAGGAAAGATATCAGCACTTTAGCTGAAGCAATGAAAGGTGCAGATGTATTTTTAGGGCTTTCTGCTGCTAATGTAGTATCAGTAGAGATGGTACAGTCAATGGCTAAAAACCCTATTGTATTTGCATTAGCGAACCCTGATCCTGAAATCGCTTATGATCTTGCAATCAACAGCCGTAAAGATATCATTATGGCAACCGGACGTTCTGATTTCCCTAACCAAGTGAACAATGTATTAGGGTTTCCATATATCTTCCGCGGTGCACTTGATGTACGTGCTACATCGATTAATGAAGAAATGAAGCTTGCTGCAGTGAGAGCAATTGCTGAATTAACCAAACTTCCTGTACCAGAAATTGTACACCTTGCTTACAAAGCAAAAAACCTGAAGTTTGGAAAAGACTATATCATCCCAAAACCTATTGATTCAAGATTAATTGGTATTGTTTCTACTGCTGTTGCCAAAGCGGCGATGGAATCTGGTGTTGCCCGTAAACACATTACAGACTGGAACGCTTACCAGGAAGAATTGCAAGTCAGATTAGGTGCTGACGATAAAATTCTGAGAAACCTTGCCAGCAAAGCAAAATCTGCCCCTAAACGTGTGGTATTTGCTGAAGCTGATAACTATAAAATATTAAAAGCAGCACAGATTGTTAAGGACGAAGGTATTGCAACTCCTATTTTATTAGGTAATGTGGCCAAAATCCAGAAAATCATGCTGGAACATGGAATTGAATTCGGTGAAATTGAAATCATTGATCCATGGCAGGGAACCGAGGAATCTGATCAATATGCAGCGCACCTTTTCCAAAGACGTCAGAGACGTGGCATCACCCTTTACGAAGCAAAGAAACTGGTACGTGACCGTAACTATTACGGAGCAAGTATGGTAGAATTCGGACAAGCTGATGCCCTGATCTCTGGATTGACTAAAAACTACAAATCGACTCTGAAACCTGCATTACAGGTTATCGGTACTAAACCTGGCGTTAAGAAAATCGCTGGTATGTATATGATGCTCACTAAAAAAGGGCCTGTATTTTTAGGAGATACGACTGTAAATCCTGATCCTACAGCGTTGGATATGGTTGATATTACCGGAATGATCAACGAAACTATCAAAGAATTCAATATCACTCCGCGTATTGCCCTGTTATCTTACTCAAACTTCGGTTCTAACACTGGCTCCGTTCCAGATAAGATGAGAGTTGCAACTGCTTTATTGAAAGAAAAATATCCTGATATGATTGTAGACGGTGAAATGCAAGCTAACTTTGCGATGAACGCAGAATTGCTGCAAAGTAATTATCCATT is a window encoding:
- a CDS encoding response regulator transcription factor is translated as MKILLIEDEVKLAGFIKMALEQAGYVTDHETDGTTGLQSAMINNYDLILLDLMLPSQNGFDILKNLRSFDNHVPVIMLSALGSTDQIIKGLDAGANDYLKKPFEMQELLARVRVLQRQQTPKSNAKVKVNDLEIDLHTRQVKRHEKQINLSNREFLLLEYLMLNPDKVITKAQMLDKVWNMNFDPGSNIIEVHLYQLRKKINEGFEHQHIQTVINRGYTLKTIV
- a CDS encoding HAMP domain-containing sensor histidine kinase, with the protein product MDGYFYKGLKFKIALVFSVVFIVINVIFSTVIYRYFKNTYLSNYNKYLYNRAKTIVNRTEINPDLIALPDSGESIRIFYHDNDQRQVIVFQSPGVISRLSVPYQRGVIDTLGQYGVYVIKEDFDGRPVELLLTVSNKELVSKLNHLSFLMITATLVSVLASAVMAYLAAGWLLRPIRSMAKDAAQINTSRLSTRLKVLPTHDELQLLTETINSMIDRIASEQELQNNFFAAASHELRTPLANLQAETELYLGESNNQENRTLFMSHLEEINRLQEIVEQFLLISQFKHQGLAINKRPADVSDQLLKVFTRNRFLAERLQINAKLHFAENIKNFEIYGDGDKLEVVWQNLLQNALKYAQKGSHVLCEVTQETSQLNITFKNKVMDKQFNVQSLTDAFTTNRAPNSGAGLGLWLGKQIVEAHHGTLKIAITDYIFSVSVTLLNEE
- a CDS encoding PfkB family carbohydrate kinase — translated: MYDICCVGHITLDRVVTPTTEKHMAGGTSFYFSNAIRKMGINYGLVTAIAQSEMPFVLDLRTKGTEVVVFPSAKTVYFENIYTGNLDHRTQRVLQESDPFTVEQFKAVDAKIFHLGPLLSNDIPVELIKALAGRSRVSLDVQGYLREVKGQSVCAIDWKDKKEALQYVHTVKADEAELEVLTGVVGIQEGVKILTDWGVQEVVITRASLGSVIYGDGVFYDIPAFRPVAEVDATGCGDTYMAGYLSQRVKGVGIQQSGEFGAAMASLKMESYGPFDGTEEDIIQLLVVNRG
- a CDS encoding DUF4268 domain-containing protein translates to MYSKDQVSKLKQAFWTAFGQYIAPQLSAEGMRINWINYKTGIKHLNFKLHADNKSAFIAIELSHPDTGVQELLFEQFKEFKNILKGYLNEDWEWEQHLLDENYKPVSRIYKTLPDVSIFKEEDWPEIISFLKPRLIALDEFWCDASHSFELFK
- a CDS encoding fatty acid desaturase, which codes for MAFLSIVLDPPTYGWADANGNLSKPTTRQLLQEFFKRLNIFKSKKNWLPLMSWSKVIITIPFLYFFIFEYFSWSLLIVAFLYSMIIMGTHGTVWHHRFCTHNAYAFSNRFWRFITQNLTISMIPEEIYVVSHHVHHAKSDAPGDPYNASGGFLYCFLADVNHQPIAKDLCERDYHRAARLMKHTGVQPNTYAQYLKWGSIANPARTVLAWALNWGFWFGILFLIGGFGLACTVFGAAGIWAVGVRTFNYEGHGKGKDMRRDNYDFSREDMSINQLWPGIVAGEWHNNHHLYPKSARTGFLPHQVDIAWYYIRFMYAIGAVKSFKDSKTDFLETHYNKLALVEHGQAQRLQEDKMLILQKDKG
- a CDS encoding NADP-dependent malic enzyme — translated: MNKATNRKQDALAYHADGRPGKIEVVPSKPTNSQRDLALAYSPGVAEPCMEIYRNPDDVYKYTAKGNLVAVISNGTAVLGLGNIGPAASKPVMEGKGLLFKIFADIDVFDLEINATTADEFVNVVKALEPTFGGVNLEDIAAPMCFEIERRLKEEMNIPVMHDDQHGTAIITSAALLNACELQHKKIEKIKLVVSGAGAAAVSCIKLYLKLGVKKENMLVFDKDGIVNIDRTDLDPMRMEFATPRKDISTLAEAMKGADVFLGLSAANVVSVEMVQSMAKNPIVFALANPDPEIAYDLAINSRKDIIMATGRSDFPNQVNNVLGFPYIFRGALDVRATSINEEMKLAAVRAIAELTKLPVPEIVHLAYKAKNLKFGKDYIIPKPIDSRLIGIVSTAVAKAAMESGVARKHITDWNAYQEELQVRLGADDKILRNLASKAKSAPKRVVFAEADNYKILKAAQIVKDEGIATPILLGNVAKIQKIMLEHGIEFGEIEIIDPWQGTEESDQYAAHLFQRRQRRGITLYEAKKLVRDRNYYGASMVEFGQADALISGLTKNYKSTLKPALQVIGTKPGVKKIAGMYMMLTKKGPVFLGDTTVNPDPTALDMVDITGMINETIKEFNITPRIALLSYSNFGSNTGSVPDKMRVATALLKEKYPDMIVDGEMQANFAMNAELLQSNYPFSSLKGVPANTLIFPNLESGNVAYKLLQELGNVEAVGPILLGLNKPVHVLQMDSSVREIVNMITIAVVDAQ